The following coding sequences are from one Luteimonas sp. S4-F44 window:
- the ugpC gene encoding sn-glycerol-3-phosphate ABC transporter ATP-binding protein UgpC, protein MAKVRFDAVRKVYPNGYVGVAGASFEVADGELLVLVGPSGCGKSTLLRMVAGLEAISSGTLTIGDRVVNDVAPKDRDIAMVFQSYALYPHMSVAENLAFGLKLRGQDKADIAARVAEAARVLELDKVLDRKPGQLSGGQRQRVALGRALVRQPQVFLLDEPLSNLDAKLRAGMRVEIARLHRALGTTMIYVTHDQIEAMTLGQRIVVLKDGQIQQIDTPMALYEKPANLFVATFLGSPAMNVLRGRLQHGEAGWGLALADGTVLALGAAGLPTAWAGREVDLGIRPEHLVPAEAAEAGLAPVVEVVEAVGSEVFVNLRLGDRALIARLPPDRVPVPGETLPLSVPAGRVHAFDIETGARLVP, encoded by the coding sequence ATGGCGAAGGTGCGGTTCGACGCGGTACGCAAGGTCTATCCCAATGGGTACGTGGGCGTGGCGGGCGCCAGTTTCGAAGTCGCCGACGGCGAACTACTGGTGCTGGTCGGGCCGTCGGGTTGCGGCAAGTCCACGCTGCTGCGGATGGTCGCCGGCCTGGAGGCGATCAGCAGCGGCACGCTGACCATCGGCGATCGGGTGGTCAACGACGTCGCGCCCAAGGACCGCGACATCGCGATGGTGTTCCAGAGCTACGCGCTGTACCCGCACATGAGCGTGGCCGAGAACCTCGCCTTCGGGCTGAAGCTGCGCGGCCAGGACAAGGCCGACATCGCCGCGCGCGTGGCCGAGGCCGCCCGCGTGCTGGAGCTCGACAAGGTGCTCGACCGCAAGCCGGGGCAGCTGTCGGGTGGCCAGCGCCAGCGCGTCGCGCTGGGCCGGGCGCTGGTGCGCCAGCCGCAGGTGTTCCTGCTCGACGAGCCGTTGTCCAATCTCGACGCCAAGCTGCGTGCCGGCATGCGCGTGGAGATCGCGCGGCTGCACCGCGCGCTGGGCACCACCATGATCTACGTCACCCACGACCAGATCGAGGCGATGACGCTGGGCCAGCGCATCGTGGTACTCAAGGATGGGCAGATCCAGCAGATCGACACCCCGATGGCGCTTTACGAAAAGCCCGCCAACCTGTTCGTGGCGACCTTCCTCGGCAGTCCGGCGATGAACGTGCTGCGCGGCCGTCTGCAGCACGGCGAGGCCGGCTGGGGGCTGGCGCTGGCCGATGGCACGGTGCTGGCGCTGGGCGCGGCCGGGCTGCCGACGGCCTGGGCCGGCCGCGAGGTCGATCTGGGCATCCGTCCCGAGCATCTGGTGCCGGCCGAGGCCGCCGAAGCCGGCCTGGCGCCGGTGGTGGAGGTGGTCGAGGCGGTGGGCAGCGAAGTCTTCGTGAATCTGCGCCTGGGCGATCGCGCGCTGATCGCCCGGCTGCCGCCCGACCGGGTGCCGGTGCCGGGCGAGACCCTGCCGCTGTCGGTCCCAGCCGGGCGCGTGCACGCCTTTGACATCGAGACCGGGGCCCGCCTGGTGCCCTAA